The Neisseria subflava genomic interval AGGCAAACTCCCAAGCGGCAAAGCAAACTGCGAAAACCCTGTTGCAGAAACCACTTCATTGGGCGAACAATTCGGCTTCAACGGCACGCCGACCGTGGTCTTCCCTAACGGCCGCAGCCAAAGCGGTTACAGCCCTATGCCCCACCTCAAAGAAATCATCGAGAAAAACCAGTAATACAGGGTTTAATCTCCATAAAGGACGCTTTACGCGTCCTTTTTTCATGTCGCCCGCCATCAACTGCCTTCAGACGGCCTCAAAACAGACAAATATAAAAAAGGACGTGTCCAACACGTCCTTTTTCCCTTTACCTTACAGGTAGAATTTTTCAATCACTTTCAGGTTTTCATCCAATTTGTACACCAGCGGCTGACCGGTTGGGATTTCCAAGCCCATGATATCTTCGTCGGAAATGCCCTCGATGTGTTTGGCCAAAGCGCGCAGGGAGTTGCCGTGTGCCGCAACCAATACACGTTTGCCGCTCAAGATGGCCGGAGCGATTTGGTCTTCCCAGAAAGGCAGGACGCGCTCGAGGGTAACTTTGAGGTTTTCGCCATCAGGTACGACATCGCTAGGCAGGTTGGCATAGCGGCGGTCGTTGTGGGCGGAGTGAAGATCTTTAGGATCCAGCAGCGGAGGCAGGGTGTCGTAGCTGCGGCGCCAGATGTGGACTTGCTCGTCGCCGTATTTTTCTGCGGTTTGTTTTTTATCCATACCTTGCAGCTGGCCGTAGTGGCGCTCGTTCAGGCGCCATGATTTGATTTGTGGAACAAACAGTTGGTCGGATTCTTCCAAAACGATGTTACAGGTTTTGATGGCACGGGTCAGAACGGAGGTAAAGGCGATGTCGAACTCATAGCCCTTCTCTTTCAGCTTTTTACCTGCTGCCGCGGCTTCTGCCAAACCTTGCTCGCTCAGCTTGACGTCGCGCCAGCCGGTGAAAAGGTTTTTCGCGTTCCATTCGCTTTGTCCGTGACGGATGAATACTAATTCCATGATAGTTTGCTCCAATGAAGTTTGGGAAAGGGTATTTATATCACACTTTGCCGCCGCGCTGATAACGCCGGCGGTTTCTTTTGATATGTTGCAAGTTTGCTTCTAGTCTTCAGACGGCCTTGTCGGAAGGTAAACGTCAAAACGCGTGCTTTTGCCTGTGTATTGATAAGCAGGTTTGCGCCCGTCGAGAAATTCGCCCAAGCGCGGACGTTTGACGACAATGCGCTTTTTGGCGGTATTCAATGCAGCGTCCAACAACTCGGCTTCGTCTTGAGCTGCGCCGACCAAGTCGTGAAAGTAAGCCATTTCTTTTTTCATGGCGGCGGTTTTGCGGCGTTCCGGATACATCGGGTCGAGGTACACTACATCGGGTCTGCCGTTTTGCGTTGCCAATTCCTGCATTAAATCAATGGCATTGCCGAAGTGCAAAGTAATGCGTTGGACAATTTCCCGTGTCTCTTCACTTTGCCCTGCCCTATTAAGGCCGTCTGAAAGTAGACAGGCAACGGCGGGATTTTGTTCAAAAGTGTGTACCTTCAAACCCAACGAGGCAAGCACAAAACTGTCGCGCCCCAGTCCGCCGGTAGCGTCCCAGACAGTCGGTTGCGTAGTGTGGTTAACGGCTTTGGCAATCAACTCGCCTCCACCTTTAGTACGCCGATAATGGGCGGCACCGCCATCAAAATCAACGCGGACACGGCCTTTTTCACCGGCGCGGCACAAGCTGATTCCGCTTTCGTCAGCGATAAGGAAACTGCCTTCTTCAGGCTGCCGGTCGATAACGGTCAGCCCGAAAGGCGCGGCAAGGCTGCGAAGTTCGGTAGATGAAGTTTCGTCAAAATAAATCTTGTACATAAGGCTTATGTTTCAGACGGCCTTGAAAGCTCAGGCCGTCTGAACGTTTTAATTGATGTCCAAGCGTTCCATGCGGTAGCGCATAGAGCGGAAGCTGATGCCCAAAAGTTTGGCGGCTTGGGTACGGTTGTAACGGGTTTGCTGCAAAGCCTGCTCGATGATGCTGCGTTCCACTTGGTCGAGGTAATCCTGTATCTGCATGGTCCGCGGATCAAACGGCGGAATCGGGCTGTGATTGAGTGTAGTTTCGCGTGCGTCAGGTTCGGCAATATCGTCAAAAGAGAAGCCGCTGCGTTCAGCCTTAACCTGTGGGGCGTTTTGAATCTGCAAGTCATCCACTTGTATCACTTGGCCGACCGTCAGTGCGACGGCGCGTTCGAGGATGTTTTCCAACTCGCGGAAGTTGCCGGGATAGCTGTAATGCAACAGGGCTTCTTGGGCTTTCGGGCTGAGTTTGTAGGTTTGATTGCCGTGACGGTGTTTGTATAGCAGATACAAAATCAGCGCGCCCAAGTCTTCGCGCATTTCGCGCAAAGGCGGCATGTGCAGGGTGACTACGTTGAGGCGGTA includes:
- a CDS encoding 2,3-diphosphoglycerate-dependent phosphoglycerate mutase; translated protein: MELVFIRHGQSEWNAKNLFTGWRDVKLSEQGLAEAAAAGKKLKEKGYEFDIAFTSVLTRAIKTCNIVLEESDQLFVPQIKSWRLNERHYGQLQGMDKKQTAEKYGDEQVHIWRRSYDTLPPLLDPKDLHSAHNDRRYANLPSDVVPDGENLKVTLERVLPFWEDQIAPAILSGKRVLVAAHGNSLRALAKHIEGISDEDIMGLEIPTGQPLVYKLDENLKVIEKFYL
- a CDS encoding class I SAM-dependent methyltransferase, producing the protein MYKIYFDETSSTELRSLAAPFGLTVIDRQPEEGSFLIADESGISLCRAGEKGRVRVDFDGGAAHYRRTKGGGELIAKAVNHTTQPTVWDATGGLGRDSFVLASLGLKVHTFEQNPAVACLLSDGLNRAGQSEETREIVQRITLHFGNAIDLMQELATQNGRPDVVYLDPMYPERRKTAAMKKEMAYFHDLVGAAQDEAELLDAALNTAKKRIVVKRPRLGEFLDGRKPAYQYTGKSTRFDVYLPTRPSED